The following proteins come from a genomic window of SAR202 cluster bacterium:
- the dnaJ gene encoding molecular chaperone DnaJ, with product MTTSKRDYYEVLGVAREASEEDIRKAFRKLALEHHPDRNKNVDAAEKFKEINEAYQVLSDAKRRSDYDRFGHAAAQNGGARGFDGFENFGGFGDIFDAFFGGAGARSAHAARRGADLQAGITVPFEKAVFGTEEEINVRRTEVCSACKGARSEPGAKAATCPDCNGQGQVRRAHQSIFGQFVQVVPCGMCRGEGSVISDPCKACRGAGREVKNRKMVVTVPAGIESGTQIRLTGEGEPGFNGGAAGDLYVVVRVKNHPLFRREGYELVLNQKVNIAQAALGSSLKVPTLEGESPLEVPPGTETGDILRIKGAGIPHLGSKKQRGDIMVLMIVETPRTLTEEQKNLMRQLARTFGSQTNERDNKHDKRWFDKLKKSFASEPEKD from the coding sequence ATGACAACAAGCAAACGCGACTACTATGAAGTCCTTGGTGTCGCCCGTGAGGCTTCCGAGGAAGACATCCGGAAAGCTTTCCGAAAACTCGCGCTCGAGCACCACCCGGACCGCAACAAGAACGTCGACGCCGCGGAAAAGTTCAAAGAGATCAACGAGGCCTACCAGGTCCTGAGCGATGCCAAGAGGCGCTCGGACTACGATAGGTTCGGCCACGCAGCGGCCCAGAACGGCGGCGCGCGCGGCTTTGACGGCTTTGAGAACTTCGGCGGCTTCGGAGACATTTTCGATGCCTTCTTCGGGGGCGCAGGCGCCCGCTCGGCCCACGCAGCACGGCGCGGCGCCGACCTGCAGGCGGGCATCACCGTGCCGTTCGAGAAGGCGGTTTTCGGGACGGAAGAGGAGATCAACGTCCGCCGCACGGAAGTCTGTTCCGCCTGCAAAGGCGCCCGCAGCGAGCCCGGCGCAAAGGCGGCGACGTGCCCGGACTGCAATGGGCAGGGGCAGGTACGTAGAGCGCACCAGAGTATATTCGGGCAGTTTGTCCAGGTAGTACCGTGTGGAATGTGCAGGGGTGAGGGCAGCGTGATCAGCGATCCCTGCAAGGCATGCCGCGGCGCGGGCCGAGAGGTGAAGAACCGAAAGATGGTCGTCACCGTGCCCGCGGGTATCGAGTCCGGCACGCAGATCCGCCTCACGGGCGAGGGAGAGCCGGGATTTAATGGGGGGGCGGCGGGGGATCTCTACGTAGTCGTACGTGTGAAAAACCATCCGTTGTTCCGCAGGGAAGGCTACGAACTCGTACTCAATCAAAAGGTAAATATCGCCCAGGCCGCCCTTGGATCGTCGCTCAAAGTGCCGACGCTTGAGGGCGAGTCGCCGCTCGAGGTGCCTCCAGGCACGGAGACCGGGGATATCCTGCGGATCAAGGGAGCGGGCATTCCTCATTTGGGAAGCAAGAAGCAGCGCGGCGACATCATGGTGCTGATGATCGTGGAGACGCCAAGGACGCTGACGGAAGAGCAGAAGAACCTCATGCGGCAGCTCGCCAGGACCTTCGGCTCCCAGACGAATGAACGCGACAACAAGCACGACAAGCGGTGGTTCGACAAACTCAAGAAGAGCTTCGCGAGCGAGCCGGAGAAAGATTAG